ACTGAAACGAGTCCTACCTCAATAATCTCTGGAAAAAATCCTTTCGGTTTCTTTCTATGCTGGGGCATCGTAAACTCAAAGTCTAAAAATAAAAATCGTTGTTCATCCATACGATCCCTTCCTTATCATTTTTGTCATTCCTTTCTATTTGACACTCCTACACGAACAAGCTCGAATGCTAATTCCATTTTAAATATTCAGATTGGATGTATCTTATATATATGTCAAATGCCCACAAATATTTTAAAAAATAAGAAAAAATGACCTATGCAGAAAATATGACAAAATCTCTCCTTTCATTTACATCCGCAGTTTTTCTACTTTATAATGACGTTATGTGTGTTTCATCTAGTTAATATTTGACACACTAAGAAAAATGAATGAAAGGAGATGAGATTTTTGCACGAAACAACGCAAGAACTCGCTAACTGGCAGTATTATTTTGCTATCGCAGTCTTTTTAATTACATATGCCATTATTATTTCTGAAAAAATTAATCGCGCTGTCATCGCACTTCTCGGTGCAGCATTCATGGTAATTGTGGGGGTCGTCGATTTACATAACGCCTTTACGAAACATATTGAATGGGGAACGATTACGCTACTCATCGGTATGATGATTTTGGTGAACATTACGAGTAAATCAGGTGTTTTCCAATACGTTGCCATTAAAGCAGCAAAAGGGGCACAAGGAAATCCAATTAAAATTTTAATTTCCCTTTCCCTACTTACCGCGCTTGGCTCCGCATTTTTAGATAACGTTACAACTGTACTTCTTGTTGTTCCAGTTACTTTATCTATTACTCGCATACTGCAAGTAAATCCTGTTCCTTATTTACTTTCTGAAATTATTTTTTCAAATATTGGAGGAACAGCAACATTAATTGGTGATCCACCTAACATTATGATTGGTTCTGCAAATAAGCATTTAGACTTCAATGCTTTCCTATTGAATCTAGCACCAATCGTAATTATTATTATTGCAGTTACAGCAACAATACTTTACTTTATGTACCGTAAACAATTAATTGCCGATCCTGTACAAGTTAAAAAATTAATGAGCTTAGATGAAAAACAATACATTAAAGATCCAGTATTAATGAAAAAATCTTTAACGGTACTTGGACTTACAATTGTAGGTTTCATGACTCATTCTATTTTCCATATTGATGCCGCTATTATCGCCTTAACTGGTGCTACTGTACTTATGTTAATTGGTGTGAAAGAACATGAAATTGAAGAGGTATTCGCAAGTGTAGAATGGGTAACAATCTTCTTCTTCGCAGGGCTATTCGTACTTGTTGGAGGACTTATCGATATCGGTCTTATCAAAATGTTAGCTCAAAAAGTAATTGGTATAACAGGCGGAGATATTTCTTACGCATCCATCCTTATTTTATGGGTA
This DNA window, taken from Bacillus cereus ATCC 14579, encodes the following:
- a CDS encoding ArsB/NhaD family transporter; the encoded protein is MHETTQELANWQYYFAIAVFLITYAIIISEKINRAVIALLGAAFMVIVGVVDLHNAFTKHIEWGTITLLIGMMILVNITSKSGVFQYVAIKAAKGAQGNPIKILISLSLLTALGSAFLDNVTTVLLVVPVTLSITRILQVNPVPYLLSEIIFSNIGGTATLIGDPPNIMIGSANKHLDFNAFLLNLAPIVIIIIAVTATILYFMYRKQLIADPVQVKKLMSLDEKQYIKDPVLMKKSLTVLGLTIVGFMTHSIFHIDAAIIALTGATVLMLIGVKEHEIEEVFASVEWVTIFFFAGLFVLVGGLIDIGLIKMLAQKVIGITGGDISYASILILWVSGIASATIDNIPFVATMIPLINDMAVGLGLSPSDAQIDVLWWALALGACLGGNGTLIGASANVIVAGIASREGHKFSYMDFLKVGFPIMIVSLIISHIYIYLRYLM